The region GTCGCCAGCAGGTGAAAGGGGGCCAATCGGTAGTCGTCGAGCGACTGAACGTCCCAGCAATACTGACGATAGGCGTCCACGAATTGCCCCGCCAGCGTGGCGCGTTGCTGGTAATGGTCTTGCAGCGTATCGATGGTCAGACCCCGTTGCTGCGCCTGTGCCAGTAGCGTATTGACCTCGGCCAGAGCGTGCGTTGAGGCGGCGCCCACGGCGGCGTACTGGTGTTGCAACAGCGCCTGCGCCTTGGCCGACCAGGGCATTAGTTCGGTATCCAGGCAGGCCCAGTCCGTTTGAAATTCGTCCCAGAACTTCGCCTGCGTCATCGCGTCGCGCAGCCGGGTCAGGAGTGCCTGTTCGGTCGCTTTATCCGGGAAAAAGGGGCGTCCGGTGCGGGTGTAGACAAGGCCGATGCCTTCGTCCTGCACGCCGAAGCGGCGTTGTGCGGCTGCCTCGTCCCGGCACAGCACCACGACGGCACGCGAGCCCATGTGTTTTTCTTCGCAGATGACGTGACGCACGCCCTGGCTGCGGTAGTGTTGAAAGGCCTCGGCCGGATGCTCCAGCAGACCCGGTTGCTGCGACGTTTCCGACGGCGACATGGTGGGCGGCAGGTAAATCAGCCAGCGCGGGTTGGCTCCGAAGCGACTCATGACTTCCAGCGCGGCAATGGAGTTCTCTTCGCGGATGGTGACGGGCGGATGAAAGCGCGTTTCGAGGCGGCGCTTGCCCGTGACGTCGGCCAGGTCGAGCACGTCGTCGGCCAGTTGTTGGGCCGTAGTGGTTTCGGTAGGCACCGGATGCAGCGGACGGGCCGGTTCGGCGTAGACCTGCCGGGCCGACACCTCGACAAGTTCACGTTCCGGATAACGCAGGGCGGTGAGCTTTCCACCGAAAACGCAGCCCGTATCGATGTCGATTGTGTGGTTCAGCCATTCGGCTTGGGGAACGGGCGTATGGCCATAGACGACGGTGGCGCGTCCGCGGTACTCCTCCGCCCAGGGGTAGCGTACGGGCAGGCCAAATTCGTCAATTTCGCCGGTGGTTTCGCCGTAGAGGCAGAAATTGCGCACCGCCCCGGAACCCCGGCCCTGCATCTCCTCGCGCAGGCCGGCGTGGGCCACCACCAACTGCCCGCCGTCCAGCACCAGGTGACTCACCAGACCCCGGATGAAGTCACGGACCTCGTCCTTGAATGCAGGAGAAGTCGATTCCAGTTGCGCCCAGGTTTCGGCCAGGCCGTGCCGCATTTGTACGTTTTTGCCGTTCAGTTTCTTCTCCAGTTTTACGTCATGGTTGCCCGGCACGCAGAACGCCACGCCGTCGCGCACCATGTCCATCACCAGCCGCAACACGCCCGGCGAATTCGGACCGCGGTCTACCAGATCGCCTAGAAAGATCACCTTCCGACCGCTCGGGGGCGTCACCCGAAAATGCCCGTCTTCCGTGGTGGTGATGGCATAGCCCAACTTTTCCAGCAGTTCCTGAAGTTCGTCGAAACAGCCGTGGACATCGCCAATGATGTCGAACGGTCCCCGTTCTTCCTGCCGGTTGTTCCAGAGGGGCACGCGTGTGATTTCGGCAGCGGCAACCTCTTCGGGCGAGCGTAACACGTGGATGTGCCGGAATCCTTCCCGTTTCAGTCCTTTCAACGAGCGTTTCAGGGCCGCCCGCTGCTGGCCGATGACGTGCCCACCGAACGAACGGTCGGCTCGCCCGGCATGGCGATCCCGCAGGAGGCGGTCGGGCAGATCCAGCACAACGGCCACGGGCAGGCAGTGGTACTCACGGGCCAGCTGCAGCAGCGTTTTCCGCGACTCGGGGCGCACGTTGGTGGCGTCGATCACGGTCAGTTTGCCGCGTTTCAGCCGCTTGGCCGCGATGTAGTGCAGCACGTCGAACGCATCCTGCGTGGCGGCCTGTTCGTTTTCGTCGTCCGACACCAGCGCGCGGCATTCGTCCGACGTGATGATTTCCGTTTTCCGGAAGTGGTGCTGCGCAAAGGTCGATTTGCCGGAGCTACTCGCCCCGATCAGGACGACGAGCGAAAGTTCAGGGATTTGGAATTGCATCGCTTAAGGTTGATGGTGGTCGAGGTATTGTTTTTCCAGACGTGATAATTCGGGCAGATTCCAGGGAAAGTCACGTACGATCATCTCTAGTTCATAATCATCCAACTGCGCCAGTTTTTTTCCATAACGGATGTGTGCGGCCTGCTCTCTTTTATGTTGGATCGGGTAGAAAAGCGCGCCTTGCACTTGGGCATAACAGGCCATAGAGATATGCTCATCTACGAGCAACTGTAACGACTGCGGGTGGGAGGGATCGGCTAACCGTTGACGCAGTTGCTGAGGCAGCTGGTCGACCGTGGTGGGTTGCTGGTTCAGGAAGACGCGTTCGGCAGAATCGACCCGCACCTGGAGCGAAGGGCCAAATAGTTTTTGAAAACAGTTGGGTGATAACGGAACACCGGCTGGATCGGCAAAGCTGGCTTTAGAAATTTGCTGTAGCGCTTCGTCACAGATGTAGCTTTCTGTCACCAGCGGGAAAAAACGTCGGGCGCGGTAAGCTTCAGGAGGTAGAAGAGAAGAAAATGGAACCGTCGCGTAAAAAACCTGATCCACCCCTTCTCGCCGAAGCCTGATGGCCAGATTACGCACGAATTGTAGCGAAACAGAGCGGTCAACAATTAAGTTGACGCGTACGGGCAGCGCATGTTCGTCGAAGTAGGAATTGCCAGCTCCGCCATAAATTAACTGGATCAGTTCGGTCCGGTCAAGCGGTTGGTACTTATACAGTAAGGTAGGGGACAACTGAGGATCGTTTTTGGCGCGTGCCACCAGGAGATCAAAGTGATTGCCCACACTTCCCAACAACGGTTCTGGGGTAGCAATGGAAGAGGGAAGGTCAAGCTGGTAATGTTGGTAAAATTGCACAATTGGCGTCGGTGGTGCAGAAAGATCCCATCGGGCTACGAGAAACCCGAACAGCAGCATCCCTCCGAGCGACCCCAGCATTGGCCTCCAGAGCCGTCCTTTGTGGAGCCGACGGAGGGTCAGCCACGATTGACCGAAGATGACTAGCACCAACATGACGAACAGATAGCGGTAGTCAGGATAAAAATCGAGCAGGAAGAAACTGACGATGTTAAAAAGTATGGGCAAGATAAAGCCCAGCCGTGAGGCTACATCCAGAAAAGGCCACAGTACAAACCGCTGGTCGTTGCCTATCGAAAGCCGATGCCGTCGGGTGCGCAAGCCTTGTTGAGGCTTGCGCCGGGCGTACCAGATTTGCAGGCAAATGTTTTGCCCCAGGATGTACGCTACAAACGCAATGAAGCGGTTATAAAAAGTACGAGCTTCGGGCGAAAGCGCGAAAGGCTCGTGCATTGAAAAGACCAGCATGCAACCTTCGCGCAACACCACTACCCAGGCGTAGAACGTAAGGGCGGTGAGCGCCCCTAGCCCTACGCCTACCCAGCGCCGGTCGGGCGGAAGCGGATCAAAATCCCCTCGCTGCTGCAGAAATCCTCGGATAAGTGCCATTATGCCAATCGAAAAACGGCCATTTGCGACGGGGCACCCACGTCAGGATCTGTTTCACCGACGGGAAAGAGAGAAACGGTGTAGTCAAAGCGTTCGGCGATGCCGTCGGCCCACGTTTGAAACTCGGCACGGCTCCACTCGAAGCGGTGGTCGGTATGGCGGAACGTACCGGCGGTGAGCGATTCGTAGCGAACATTATAGTCGGCGTTGGGCGTGGTGAGGACG is a window of Catalinimonas alkaloidigena DNA encoding:
- a CDS encoding polynucleotide kinase-phosphatase, whose translation is MQFQIPELSLVVLIGASSSGKSTFAQHHFRKTEIITSDECRALVSDDENEQAATQDAFDVLHYIAAKRLKRGKLTVIDATNVRPESRKTLLQLAREYHCLPVAVVLDLPDRLLRDRHAGRADRSFGGHVIGQQRAALKRSLKGLKREGFRHIHVLRSPEEVAAAEITRVPLWNNRQEERGPFDIIGDVHGCFDELQELLEKLGYAITTTEDGHFRVTPPSGRKVIFLGDLVDRGPNSPGVLRLVMDMVRDGVAFCVPGNHDVKLEKKLNGKNVQMRHGLAETWAQLESTSPAFKDEVRDFIRGLVSHLVLDGGQLVVAHAGLREEMQGRGSGAVRNFCLYGETTGEIDEFGLPVRYPWAEEYRGRATVVYGHTPVPQAEWLNHTIDIDTGCVFGGKLTALRYPERELVEVSARQVYAEPARPLHPVPTETTTAQQLADDVLDLADVTGKRRLETRFHPPVTIREENSIAALEVMSRFGANPRWLIYLPPTMSPSETSQQPGLLEHPAEAFQHYRSQGVRHVICEEKHMGSRAVVVLCRDEAAAQRRFGVQDEGIGLVYTRTGRPFFPDKATEQALLTRLRDAMTQAKFWDEFQTDWACLDTELMPWSAKAQALLQHQYAAVGAASTHALAEVNTLLAQAQQRGLTIDTLQDHYQQRATLAGQFVDAYRQYCWDVQSLDDYRLAPFHLLATEGKVHTDQSHGWHMETLARFCAFDPILLATSYVRIDTEDEASCREGIAWWEALTAHGGEGMVIKPEPFLVRNAHGLVQPAVKCRGREYLRIIYGPDYTLEPHLKELRKRGLGKKRSLALREFALGLEALERFVAGAPLRQVHECVFGVLALESEEVDPRL
- a CDS encoding ExbD/TolR family protein; translated protein: MLVFSMHEPFALSPEARTFYNRFIAFVAYILGQNICLQIWYARRKPQQGLRTRRHRLSIGNDQRFVLWPFLDVASRLGFILPILFNIVSFFLLDFYPDYRYLFVMLVLVIFGQSWLTLRRLHKGRLWRPMLGSLGGMLLFGFLVARWDLSAPPTPIVQFYQHYQLDLPSSIATPEPLLGSVGNHFDLLVARAKNDPQLSPTLLYKYQPLDRTELIQLIYGGAGNSYFDEHALPVRVNLIVDRSVSLQFVRNLAIRLRREGVDQVFYATVPFSSLLPPEAYRARRFFPLVTESYICDEALQQISKASFADPAGVPLSPNCFQKLFGPSLQVRVDSAERVFLNQQPTTVDQLPQQLRQRLADPSHPQSLQLLVDEHISMACYAQVQGALFYPIQHKREQAAHIRYGKKLAQLDDYELEMIVRDFPWNLPELSRLEKQYLDHHQP